From the Polaribacter huanghezhanensis genome, the window AAACACGATGAAATAGATCAGTTTAAATTGTTTCGGATTTATAGAGATGTGCGTTTTTCGAAAGACAAAACACCGTACAAACCACATTTTGCGGGTTCGTTTTCTAGAACAGGAAAAAGTTTACGTGGCGGATATTATTTAAGAATACGACCCGGAGAAAGTTTTTTAGCGGGCGGATTTTGGGAACCCAACAAAGAAGATTTGCAACGCATCAGAAAAGAAATTGAATTGGATGCAACAGAGTTTAGAGACCTTTTGAACGATAAAAAGTATCAGAAATATTTTGGCGGAAAATTTGATGGCGATGAATTAAAATCTGCGCCACGCGGATTCGATAAAAACCATCCAGATATTGATTTATTGCGTAAAAAAGGATTTATCGCAGTGCGTAATTTTACAGATGCAGAAGTATTTACTCCTAACTTTTTAGAAGAAATC encodes:
- a CDS encoding DUF2461 domain-containing protein — its product is MQFDKSAFQFLSDLKENNNREWFFERKEVFKEHQNHAKEFYGTIRENLEKHDEIDQFKLFRIYRDVRFSKDKTPYKPHFAGSFSRTGKSLRGGYYLRIRPGESFLAGGFWEPNKEDLQRIRKEIELDATEFRDLLNDKKYQKYFGGKFDGDELKSAPRGFDKNHPDIDLLRKKGFIAVRNFTDAEVFTPNFLEEIDNSYKALRPFFNLFSDVLTTNLNGENII